CGCCTTCGCACACCGCGCCATGGCCGGCATGCTGGCAGCGCTGGCGGCACTGTCCATGCCGGTGGCCGGTGCGGAGCGCTGGATCCAGTTGCCCGATCAACCGGACAGTTACGCGTCGCTTGACGTTGGCAGCATCCAGCGCATGCCCAGCGGCCCGGTCAGTGCATGGGTGCGCGTAGAAGCGTCCAACCGTGCGGGCATGCGTTCGCTGCAGCGCATGTTCGGCGCCTTTCGCGGAGACATGGCCGATTTTCTGTACACCGTCGATTGCCGCAGCCGGCAGTTTTCGGTTTCGCAAGCCAAGCTGTATCAAGGCGCGCTGACCGTCAGCGAAAGGCAGCTCGCCAATGATGCGGGCTGGCAACGCGTAGACGCCGTCGGCCTGGCAGGCGAGGTGGCGCGCCAGCTCTGCGGCGGATAGCGCCCCTGCTCTTTGCATCGCATCGCGGTGCCATCGTTGGTAACATCAACGCGTGCGCCCTGCCCCCACGTCCCCTTCGTCCCAGCCCGCGGACCCTCGCGTCACCGCAGACGCGAGCGTCTTCGGCACGCTTGCACGCGGCTCGCGCGCATCGCTTGAGCGCGTGACGAATCTGGGCGACGGCGTGACCGCCGCCATCTGGCGCAACGAGCACGACGAGGCGCGCTACATCCAGCCCGAGCACCACACGCTGTCGGTCTATCTGCAAGGCGGCTACACCACGCACCGGCAAGATCTACCGCACCTGTTCGGCGCGCCAGGGCGCGTGTGCATGCTGCCGGCTGAACACCAATCGAGCTGGGTGATCGAGCAGCCCATGCGCTTCGTTCACCTGTATTTCCCGCCCGACGCGCTGGCCGGTCACGCTGTGCGCCTGCTCGACGCAGAGCCCCGCCTGTTCACGCTGCACGACCGCACCTTCATTGAAGACGCCCATCTCGCACAGGCTTGCGCGAACATCGCCCAGCTCGATTGGACCGACCTGGACGACCGCATGCGCGCCAACGCGCTGGCCAATGACACGCTGTCGTATCTCGTGCAGACACAGGGCCGCACGCGGGCGCTGGCTGTGCGCGGCGGGCTGGCGCCGCACGTATGCCGGCGCATTGCGGCACGCATCGACGCAGAACTGCACCTGCCCCTGTCACTCGGGCAATTGGCGGCAGAAGCGAATCTGTCGGAATTCCATTTCGCGCGGATGTTTCGCGCGTCATTCGGGGCCGCACCGCATGAGTGGGTGATGCAGCAACGCATGGCGCGCGCGCAAACGCTGCTGCGCACAACCACCCTTGCGCTGGCGACGATTGCCGAGCGCTGCGGCTTTGCCAGTGCCAGCCATTTCAGCCGGCGATTTGCGCTGCAGCTCGGCGCGTCGCCGTCGCGCTACCGGCAGGCGTGGCAACGGGGCTAAGCCTTAACCTGCCTCGTCAATATGCGAACGACCGTGCATTGCGACCAGCCGATCGTCGGTATCGGCTGAAAAGCTGCGCTGGACTAGCGTTTTCCACGATAGAGGCGCATCGGTGCGCGCAGTAACGTGGAGATGGGTTCCCCATGGAGACCGCCATGTTTACCCATATCCTCCTGCCGACCGACGGCTCCGAGCAATGCCGCAAGGCCATCGACGGCGCGCTCAAGCTAGCGCGCGCCACCGGTTGCCGTCTCACCGCCTACACGTGCATTGAAGAATTCCCCAACATGGCCTATTCGGCCGGCGTGGGCGAGTGTCCGCATGCGCATTACATGGAAACGGTGCAGGGCTACGCGAAGGACTGCATTGACCGCATCGCAGAGCGTGCCCGCGAAGAAGGCGTGCAGTTCGACAGCGATGTGTCGCAGTTTGCCGAGCCCTATCTGGGCATCCTCGATGCGGCAAAGCGGCACGCATGCGACGTCATCTTCATGGCATCGCACGGGCACCGCAGCCTGATGGGGCGACTGTTGATCGGCAACGAGACGCGCAAGGTGCTGACCTACGCGCACGTGCCGGTGGTGGTTTACCGCTAGAAATCCGTTCTCGGGCTCCGCTGCAGACCGAGAACCGATTCCATCTTTGGGCAGCCGCGAATTACATCATCGGCACCGGTTCCGGCCCGCCTTCGCCGGACTCGAGTTCCGCCACGCGCTGGGCTTCACGCTCGCCCACCTGTTTGCGCTGTTCCGGCGTAAGCACCTGCATGATCTTGGCGCCGGCCTGCGCGCGCAATTGCGCTTCGCGGGCAACAGCGCGGCCGAGCGATTCAGTCAGGGCACGTGCACGCGCTTCGTCATACTGGCCTGACGCCACCATCTGGTGCAAGTCGCGGCGGGCATGCTCGATAGCCTTGCGCTGCTCTCGCGCATCCGGCATCTGCGCATATTCGATGGCGAAAATCTTGTCGCGCTGCTCTTCGCTCAGCCCCAGGCCACGCAGAAAGGGCGCGCCGCCATGATGCGGGCCCATGCCACGCGGGCCGCCGGGGCCCATGCCTGGCCCGCGCTCCATCATGCCCGGACCATGAGGTGCCATGGGTGGCATGGGCGAGAGCGGAACAGCGCCGGGCCCGGCGGTCTGGGCCAGTGCGGCGCACGAAAGCAAAAGTCCGGCGGCAAAACCTGCCACGCGGGAAGTCACAGCGGTCATGTTGAAGCTCCTCATGAGATCGTCGGCCGAGCAAGCCGGCCATACGTTCACTGTAGCCATCGACCCTGCACAAAAGGTGGGCAAACCGAGGAGTTTTCTTGAACCTCAGGCGTCGAGGCGGTAACCCACACCATAGACGGAATGGATCATGTCCGTGCCCGGGCTCACCTGCTCCATTTTGCGGCGCAGATTCTTGATGTGCGTGTCGACCGTGCGGTCGGTCACGATGCGGTGGTCGTCGTAGATCTGCTCGAGCAGGTTCGAGCGCGACAGAATGCGCCCCGGTGCGCCCGCCAGTGCGGCCAGCAAGCGAAATTCCACCGGCGTGAGGTCGAGGCGCTGGCCGCGCAGCGTGGCGGCATAGGCGGCACCGTCGATCTGCAAGGCGCTCTCCGGCACGCCACCGGCGCGCTGTACGCGGCGCAGGATGGTCTTGATGCGCGCCACCAGTTCGCGCGGGCTGAAGGGCTTGCAGACGTAGTCGTCAGCGCCAAGCTCGAGGCCGAGCAGGCGGTCGATTTCTTCCACCCGCGCCGTCACCATGACGATCGGCACTTCGCTGAAGGCGCGCACCTCACGGCAGATTTCCAGGCCGTCCTTACCGGGCAGCATCAGGTCGAGCAGCACGAGTTCGGGTGAGGTTTCGCGAACGCGCTGCGTGGCATGCGTGCCATCGGCCAGCCACTCGGTCTCGTAGTGAGCGGCGCGCAGATAGTCGGTCATCAATGCGGCCAGCTTGGGTTCGTCTTCAATGATCAGAATCATGGTCGGCTAGCGGATCAAGCACATCAAGAATCGGCAGGCGAATGGCGATCCACAGCCCGCCCAACGGCGAATGTCTGGCGTCAATGGTGCCGCCGTGTGCGGCGACAATGGTCTGGCACAGGCTCAGGCCCAGACCGGCCCCGCCCTGCGCCCGGCTGCGTGAGGCATCCACGCGGAACAGGCGGTCGAAGATGCGCGGCAGCATCGCCTCGGGCACGCCCGGCGCGCTGTCCTGCACGTCGATCTGCTGCCAGTCACCGTCCTGATGGACATGCACGCGCAGCGTGCCGCCGGCATCGGTGTAGCGCAGCGTGTTCTCCAGCAGGTTCTGCATGACCTGCCGCAGGCGCTGCGCGTCGCCCTTGACCATCGTTGCATGCGACGGCGCTGCCGGCACGTCCAGCTGCAGCGCAATGCCCTTTTCCATCAGACGTGACGTAAAGCCCTGCACGGCGCTGCACACGGTATCGGCCAGGTCGAGCGGCTCCATGTGGAAGGCGAGCGCGCCCACATCGGCCAGCGAGAGCTCGTACAAATCGTCGATGAGCTTGCTGAGGGTCGACACCTCGGCTTGCAATGACGCGAGCGACGTGGCCGTCAACGGACGCACGCCGTCTTCCAGTGCTTCCAGTTCGCCGCGCAACACCGCCAGGGGCGTGCGTAGTTCGTGCGAGATGTCGGCCGTGAGCTGACGACGCATCTTCTGGTTGGCCTCCAGCGAGGCGGCAAGATGGTTGAAATCTGCAGCCAACTCGCCGAGTTCATCGCGCGAATGCACGTCGACACGGGTGGCGTAGTCGCCGTCAGCCATGCGGCGTGCGGCATCGGTCAGCCGGCGCATCGGGGCCAGCAGACCGCGTGCGAGCAGCACCGCCACCAGCGCCGCCAGCAGGACCGACAGCCCCGCGATGATCCACGTAGCGCGCAGCTGCTGCGCCTGGAATGCCTGGTCGGCGCCTTCGGGCACCCGCACGCGCGGCGGCATGGCCAGCCAGCCGACGGTCTGGCCGTTGTGGTGCAGTTCGTGCCATCGGGCGTTCGGCCCGAGCGGTGGCCCGTCGCCAATGATGACGTTGCGCTGCGCATCAAGCAGCCAGATCGGCGAGTGCGGCACGGGCGGCTCGCCGGGCGGGTGCGGCGGCATGCTGCCGGCAGGAGGCGGGCCGGGCGGCGGCATGTCTCTGTCCAGGCCGCGGTCCGGGCCGGGTGGCAGTGGATCGAAGCGATGGCCTGGTGGCAGATCGAAGCGATCGCCGCCCATGCCGTTGGCGCGAGCCCGGGCACCCTCGTGGCGCAGCAGGCGAAACCACGCCATGCGATCGTTGCGCAGGAAATCCCAGTTGCCGTGCTGCGTGTAGGCGGCTTCCACGCCCTGCGCGAGCACGGCCATGCGCTCGGATTCGCGCGCGTTCACGTAGTCGAGAAAGTTGGCGTCAAAGCGCCAGCGCACCGCCGCGCCCATGGCGAGCGCAACAACGATGCTCAGCATGAACAACGCAACGAACAGCTTGGAGGTAATACCGAAAGACGGGCGCATGGATCAGTCAGAGGCTGCCGGGGCGCCCCGGCTGGAGCGGTTCCCGCGCTGCCCGGCAGCAGGCACGGCCTCATCTTACCGGGCGCGCTGCCGCAGAAAGCCCCAGCATACCAACCGCCTGTGGGCAAAAAATGAGCGAAATGCGAAGAAAGCGTATGCTGCTGCCACGCTGCACACCCGTAGATTCGCGTATCCCCTTACAAGGAACCGCCCTTGCCCAGCCGGCCGGCCAACCCCGCGTTTTCGATGCGTCGCTGCGCCATGCGCGGCGTGGAGGCGGTCGCCGCAGATTCCGGCCACACCTTCCCGCGCCACACGCATGGCCAGTTTGGCATCGGCATCGTCGATCGCGGGGCACAGAAGTCGTTCAGCGGACGCGGCATGGTGGAAGCCGGCGCAGGCGACGTCATCACGGTCAATCCGTTTGAAGTGCACGATGGCACACCCATCGGCGATGCCGGCCGCGCATGGCGCATGCTTTACCTCGACCCCGGCGTGGTCGCCGAACTGGCGACGGATCTGCACCCCAGCCACTGCGGCGACGTTGAGTTTGACCGCCCGGTCATCCACGACGCAGACCTCGCCCCGCGCATGCGCCTGCTGTTTGCGCAGATGACGGTGCCCGCCGCACAAAGCGATGCACTGCTGCGCGAGCAACTGCTGCTGTCCGTACTGGCAGACGCCCTGCACGCCGCCAGCCACCGCGCCAGCCACCACGCCGACGAAGCGCCCGATGCCATCCGGCTTGCCCGCACGCGCATCGACGATGACCCGGCTGCCGCTATCTCCCTGCTCGACCTCGCACACGAAACGGGCCTGAGCCGCTTCCAGGTGTTGCGCGGCTTTGCCCGCGTGACCGGTCTTACGCCGCACGCCTATCAGGTGCAGCGTCGCGTGGCCTTGGCGCGCCGGCTAATCGCCCAAGGCCTGCCACTGGCGGACGTAGCAGCCGCCTGCGGCTTTGCCGATCAAAGCCACATGACGCGGCAGTTCGTGCGCAAGTACGGCGTATCGCCGGGCATGGTGGCGGCGGCGCGCTAGCCACATCTTTCACCCTCCCCTCGCTGCAATTTCGTTCAAGACGCGCGCATCGCGTGGGCCCATCCTGCGGCATCCACACACGCAGGATGCGAAATGCCAAAACTGTCCAATCGACTTGAAGGTTGTCTCTACCTTGCGCTGGCGATGGTGCTGGTGGGCAGCACCGTGGCGGCCAGCAAGATCATCGCGGCGGGCCTGCCGCCATTTACGGCGACAGCGTTGCGCTTTGCGATGGCGCTGCCGCTGTTCCTGTTCATCATGCGCATGACGCGCACGCGCTGGCCCGTGCTCGCACGCCGGGATTGGGCACTGCTTTTCGTGCAGGCGGGTGCCGGCAGCGTGGGCTATACGACGCTGCTCATTTCCGGGTTACGGCACACGTCGGCCGCAGACGCGGGCGTCATCATCGGCACGCTGCCGGTCATGTCGGCGCTGATCGCGATCGTGCTGCTGGGCGAACGACCCGGGCGCGCGGTGCTCGGGGCAATTGGGCTGGCCACCGCCGGCGTGCTGGCCATCGCCCTGCAGCCGCGCGGCGGCGCGACACATCCGCTGCTCGGCAACCTGCTGGTGATGGGCGCCGTGGTGTGCGAGGGGCTTTTCATCCTGCTCAACAAGCGGCTGCGCACGCCGGTGCCGCCGCTTGCGCTGTCGGCGCTGATGAGTGCATTCGGCTTGCTGACGGCGCTGCTGCCCGCGCTTTGGGAAGCGCCATGGCAGTTGCACGCATCGACGCAGGCAACACACGCGCTGATGGCCGTGGCGTATTACGCCATCGTGCCGACCGCCGGTGGTTTTGTGCTCTGGTATGCCGGGGCCGCGCGCGTAAGCGGTGCAGAGGCATCGTTGTTTACCGCGCTGGCCCCTGTGGCAGCCGTGGTATTTGCAGCAACGCTGCTCGACGAGGCCGTCAGCGCGCGCCAGGTGGGTGGCATTGCTTGCGTGCTGGCAGCAGTGATTAGCCTTGGCCTGGCGCGTGCACCACGGCCGGCCACATCGACGACGTCTTAAGCTTCAGCCTCGGGGGCTGTCACATCTTCCATACGCTCGATGCGCACGCGCACGATGCGGCGGCTGCCGGCTTCAAGGATCACGAAACGGAGGTCGTGGCGCACCAGCGTGTCGCCCACTTCGGGCAGGCGGTCCCACTGGTTGAAGAGGTAGCCACCCAGGCTCGTGGCACCGCCGCCTTCGTCTAGCAGCCAGTCGACGTGCAGGACATCTTCGAGCTGGCGCAGGTCAGCCTCGCCGGCCACTTCCCAGCAGCCATCGCTGACTTCCACCACGCCCAGGCGTTCGTCTTCATCAGGGAATTCGCCCGCAATGGCCTCGAGCACGTCGATGGGCGTGACCACGCCTTGCACTACGTCCAGCGGATCGGTCACCACCAGCATGCGCCCGCGCGCACGCTTGAGCTGATCCATCAGGCGCAGGATGCCGATGTTGTCGGACACCTTGAGCGCAGGCTTCACGCTGCGGTCTACGTCGATGGAGCCACGGGTGTCGAGATCGCCCATCAGGTCTTTGGCGCGCGCCACACCCAAGAGGTCATCCAGGCCGCCACGGCAGACCGGAAACTGGTTATGCGGCACGGCCAGCAGCAATTTGCGCGTGACGGCCGCATCGGCGTCCAGATCCACCCACGAAATATCGTGGCGCGGCGTCATGATCGAGCGCACCGAGCGCTCGGCCAAGTCCAGCACGCCGCTGACCATGCTGCGCTCTTCGGGGCGGAACACGGTCTCGGGCACGGGCTGGCCAGCATCGTGTGAGGCGGTCTCGTGCGCTTCGGACTCTGCCGGCGCGCCACGGCGGTCGCCCAGCAGGCTCAGCACCGCATCGGCGGTGCGCTCGCGCAGCGGGCGGCGGCGATCGTAGCGCACGGTATTGCGCTGGGCCACCTGGTTGAAGAACTCGATCAGGATCGAGAAGCCGATGGCCGCATACAGATAGCCCTTCGGAATATGAAAGCCCAGGCCCTCGG
This is a stretch of genomic DNA from Ralstonia wenshanensis. It encodes these proteins:
- a CDS encoding helix-turn-helix domain-containing protein is translated as MRPAPTSPSSQPADPRVTADASVFGTLARGSRASLERVTNLGDGVTAAIWRNEHDEARYIQPEHHTLSVYLQGGYTTHRQDLPHLFGAPGRVCMLPAEHQSSWVIEQPMRFVHLYFPPDALAGHAVRLLDAEPRLFTLHDRTFIEDAHLAQACANIAQLDWTDLDDRMRANALANDTLSYLVQTQGRTRALAVRGGLAPHVCRRIAARIDAELHLPLSLGQLAAEANLSEFHFARMFRASFGAAPHEWVMQQRMARAQTLLRTTTLALATIAERCGFASASHFSRRFALQLGASPSRYRQAWQRG
- a CDS encoding universal stress protein, with translation MFTHILLPTDGSEQCRKAIDGALKLARATGCRLTAYTCIEEFPNMAYSAGVGECPHAHYMETVQGYAKDCIDRIAERAREEGVQFDSDVSQFAEPYLGILDAAKRHACDVIFMASHGHRSLMGRLLIGNETRKVLTYAHVPVVVYR
- a CDS encoding Spy/CpxP family protein refolding chaperone, translated to MTAVTSRVAGFAAGLLLSCAALAQTAGPGAVPLSPMPPMAPHGPGMMERGPGMGPGGPRGMGPHHGGAPFLRGLGLSEEQRDKIFAIEYAQMPDAREQRKAIEHARRDLHQMVASGQYDEARARALTESLGRAVAREAQLRAQAGAKIMQVLTPEQRKQVGEREAQRVAELESGEGGPEPVPMM
- a CDS encoding response regulator; the protein is MILIIEDEPKLAALMTDYLRAAHYETEWLADGTHATQRVRETSPELVLLDLMLPGKDGLEICREVRAFSEVPIVMVTARVEEIDRLLGLELGADDYVCKPFSPRELVARIKTILRRVQRAGGVPESALQIDGAAYAATLRGQRLDLTPVEFRLLAALAGAPGRILSRSNLLEQIYDDHRIVTDRTVDTHIKNLRRKMEQVSPGTDMIHSVYGVGYRLDA
- a CDS encoding ATP-binding protein, which encodes MRPSFGITSKLFVALFMLSIVVALAMGAAVRWRFDANFLDYVNARESERMAVLAQGVEAAYTQHGNWDFLRNDRMAWFRLLRHEGARARANGMGGDRFDLPPGHRFDPLPPGPDRGLDRDMPPPGPPPAGSMPPHPPGEPPVPHSPIWLLDAQRNVIIGDGPPLGPNARWHELHHNGQTVGWLAMPPRVRVPEGADQAFQAQQLRATWIIAGLSVLLAALVAVLLARGLLAPMRRLTDAARRMADGDYATRVDVHSRDELGELAADFNHLAASLEANQKMRRQLTADISHELRTPLAVLRGELEALEDGVRPLTATSLASLQAEVSTLSKLIDDLYELSLADVGALAFHMEPLDLADTVCSAVQGFTSRLMEKGIALQLDVPAAPSHATMVKGDAQRLRQVMQNLLENTLRYTDAGGTLRVHVHQDGDWQQIDVQDSAPGVPEAMLPRIFDRLFRVDASRSRAQGGAGLGLSLCQTIVAAHGGTIDARHSPLGGLWIAIRLPILDVLDPLADHDSDH
- a CDS encoding AraC family transcriptional regulator, which translates into the protein MRGVEAVAADSGHTFPRHTHGQFGIGIVDRGAQKSFSGRGMVEAGAGDVITVNPFEVHDGTPIGDAGRAWRMLYLDPGVVAELATDLHPSHCGDVEFDRPVIHDADLAPRMRLLFAQMTVPAAQSDALLREQLLLSVLADALHAASHRASHHADEAPDAIRLARTRIDDDPAAAISLLDLAHETGLSRFQVLRGFARVTGLTPHAYQVQRRVALARRLIAQGLPLADVAAACGFADQSHMTRQFVRKYGVSPGMVAAAR
- a CDS encoding DMT family transporter encodes the protein MSNRLEGCLYLALAMVLVGSTVAASKIIAAGLPPFTATALRFAMALPLFLFIMRMTRTRWPVLARRDWALLFVQAGAGSVGYTTLLISGLRHTSAADAGVIIGTLPVMSALIAIVLLGERPGRAVLGAIGLATAGVLAIALQPRGGATHPLLGNLLVMGAVVCEGLFILLNKRLRTPVPPLALSALMSAFGLLTALLPALWEAPWQLHASTQATHALMAVAYYAIVPTAGGFVLWYAGAARVSGAEASLFTALAPVAAVVFAATLLDEAVSARQVGGIACVLAAVISLGLARAPRPATSTTS
- a CDS encoding TerC family protein, which codes for MTWLADPSIWIGLFTLVVLEIVLGIDNLVFIAILVNKLPPALRDRARMIGLGLALLMRMVLLAAMSWLIGLTKPLLTLGPVDLSGRSIILLLGGFFLLFKATSELHERLDGEPQDESHGTGHGKFWNVIAQVVILDAVFSIDSVITAVGMVNDLPVMMAAVVIAMGAMLFASRPLTEFVNAHRTVVVLCLSFLLMIGFSLVAEGLGFHIPKGYLYAAIGFSILIEFFNQVAQRNTVRYDRRRPLRERTADAVLSLLGDRRGAPAESEAHETASHDAGQPVPETVFRPEERSMVSGVLDLAERSVRSIMTPRHDISWVDLDADAAVTRKLLLAVPHNQFPVCRGGLDDLLGVARAKDLMGDLDTRGSIDVDRSVKPALKVSDNIGILRLMDQLKRARGRMLVVTDPLDVVQGVVTPIDVLEAIAGEFPDEDERLGVVEVSDGCWEVAGEADLRQLEDVLHVDWLLDEGGGATSLGGYLFNQWDRLPEVGDTLVRHDLRFVILEAGSRRIVRVRIERMEDVTAPEAEA